The Candidatus Saccharimonadales bacterium DNA segment TCTCGCTATCCAAGTTAAGAACAATGACGTGATCCTCGGCGACTTCGCGGACTAACCCGTGCTGGCCGTTTTCGAATAGGATCAACCCACCGATTGGCGCGGTTTCTAGGCCAATCAAGGTTACCAGAAACCGATTAACACCCACCACTTCGCCAGTCGGCTGGCCTTTTTTGACTAAGGTCGTAAATTCGGAACTATCGAACATGTTGCAGCAAGTTAGTAATCGAGACCCGGTTCTGCCAGAGAACATGATTAGCGGTAAAAGCCGAAAGCCGGTTTTTGGTTCGCATCACAAAACCGGCGGCAATGGTGCCATCGACCTGGATTTGGACCAGAATTTGGGGATCAATGTTGCTGTGCAACCAATCGGCCACTTGGCTTTCTAGGTCTGGCGATGGCGGGGTCGAAAAAGTTAGATGAATCAAGGTGGCCGTTTTGATCCAAGCTTTTAGCGAACTTATGACTTCATCTAAGCCGGCTTGATCCTCGACTGTGCGACTTATTCCCAGGCGCCTTAGGTCTTTAACTAAATGCTGGTCGGGTTTAACTTGATCAGCAATATGGAG contains these protein-coding regions:
- a CDS encoding sodium-transporting two-sector ATPase, which translates into the protein MFDSSEFTTLVKKGQPTGEVVGVNRFLVTLIGLETAPIGGLILFENGQHGLVREVAEDHVIVLNLDSE